GCGTAGCCACTGTCGATGTGGCCAACAGTGTCAACGCCCGCCGCGAATACGCCGAAGATATCCGTATGTACGGCATGAGCTTCAACACCACAGTTGGCAGTGCTTCGGTATTCGGTGAACTGTCCTACCGTCCCAACCTGCCTGTTGGCATCGCCGCCACAAACGACCTGCTGGGTGACCTGTTGACCCAGGCTCCCCAGCTAGCGGGCGGTCAGGTGGTCAACATTGGCGGTAAGCAGGTGCAACTGGGTGACCAGATCCACAACTACACCCGCGTCGAAGCTTTCAACACCTCGCTGGGCACCATCTACAACTTCGGCCCGACCATGAGCTTCGACTCGCTGTTCGGTATCGCCGAGCTGGCTTCCGAGCACCTGCGTGGCGACAGCCTGCAGTATCAGTCGCGCAATGGCACTCGTTACTACGCTGGTCGTGGCAACGGCTCTTACATCTCTGGCTACGACCGTGATGATCAGGTCAACAAGAACGCCTACGGCTATACCCTGATGATGTCGGGTACCTGGAACGACGTGTACGCCGGGGTCAACCTGTCGCCCTTCGCCGTGTTCAAGCACGACTTCGAGGGTAACTCGCACCAGACCGGCAACTTCGTCGAGGGCCGCAAGGCTTACACCCTCGGTCTGCGCGCCAGCTACCTGAACAGCCTGGAAGCGGAAATCCAGTACACCGAGTTCTATGGCGCTGGGCAGAACAACGTGATGCGTGACCGCGACAATATCGGCGTCAACGTCAAGTACTCCTTCTAAGCCTCATAACTCGAAACCTGCCGGACGCCAGCGGGCGTCCGGCCAGATTCTTCACGGAGAAATACCATGCTGATCAAGCACAGGCTCATGGCGCTCGCCGTTGCCCTGGCGTTTTCCGCCGGTAGCGCAGTGGCAGCCGTTTCCTCGCAGGAAGCCGCGAAACTCGGCACCACCCTGACCCCATTCGGCGCCGAGAAGGCCGGTAACGCGGCCGGCACCATCCCGGCCTGGACCGGTGGCATCACCCAGGCGCCGGCCGGTTACACCCGTTCCGGCCAGCACCATGTCGATCCGTTCCCGGAAGACAAGCCGCTGTTCACCATCACCGCCGCCAACCTGAGCCAGTACGAAGCCAACCTGACCCCGGGTCAGATTGCCCTGTTCAAGGCCTACCCGGACACCTACCAGATGCCGGTGTATCAGACCCGTCGCTCCGGTTCGGCGCCGCAGTGGGTCTATGACAACACCGTCAAGAACGCCACCACCGCCAAGCTGGTAGGCGGCGGCAACGGTTTCGTCGATGCCTATGGCGGCATTCCCTTCCCGATTCCGCAGAGCGGTGTCGAGGCGCTGTGGAACCACATCGCCCGTTACCGCGGTACCTACATCGTACGCCGCGCCTCGGAAGTGGCCGTACAGCGCAATGGCGCCTACTCGCTGGTGACCTCGCAGCAGGAAGCGCTGTTCAAGTACTACCTGAAAAATGGCTCGTTCGCCGACCTGAACAACATCATGTTCTATTACCTGTCGTTCACCACCAGCCCGGCGCGCCTGGCCGGTGGGGCGGTGCTGGTGCACGAGACCCTGGATCAGGTCAAGGAGCCACGCCAGGCCTGGGGTTACAATGCCGGTCAGCGTCGCGTGCGTCGCGCGCCGAACCTGGCCTACGACACCCCGATCGCTGCCGCCGACGGTCTGCGCACCGCCGACGACACGGACATGTTCAACGGTGCCCCGGATCGCTATGACTGGAAGCTGGTGGGCAAGAAGGAAATCTACATCCCGTACAACAACTACAAGGTCACCAGCCCGGACGTTAAGTACGCGGATCTGCTGAAGGTCGGCCATATCAACCCGGCGTATACCCGCAACGAACTGCATCGCGTCTGGGTCGTCGAGGGGACGCTGAAATCCGGCGCCCGCCATATCTACTCCAAGCGCACTCTGTTCCTCGACGAGGATAGCTGGCAAGCTGCCGTGGTCGATCAGTACGACGGTCGCGGTGATCTGTGGCGCGTTTCCATCGCCTACCTGAAAAACTATTACGACCTGCCGACCACCTGGACCGCGCTCGACGTGTTCCATGATCTGCAGGCGCGTCGTTACCATGTGCAGAACCTCGACAACGAGGAAAGCAATACCATCGACTTCAGCCAGCCGATTCCGGACGACGGTTACTTCAAACCGGCCGCCCTGCGTCGCCGCGGTACGCGTTGATAGCGATGTAGTTGAAGGAAAAGGCCGCTACAGTAGTAGCGGCCTTTTCGTATCAGCCTGGCGAATAGCGCTCAATCATGCGGGTTTGCCTTAACAAAACATAACGTCGCACCGATTGTCAGGGCTTTTCAAAGGCCGCTAGGATGGGCCGTCTGTCAACTGACAGCACCGCCTATAACAATAAGGGGGAAATCTATGAGTGAGCCCGTCATGCGGCGCACCCCATGCAGCCTTGCGTCGACTCAGGAACGCAAGCTGACGCTCCGTTTTCATTCGCCGTTGACCAAAGCGCTCTCGCTGTGCGGTGTGATGTCCTTGCTGACACTTGGAGCCATGCCACTGCACGCAGAAACCTCCGCTGCATCCTCCGTATTCGCCATCGAGTCGCCCAAGGCGTTGCACAGCCTGCTGCTCGATGTGGTCAACACCGGCAAGCGACTCGTTGCCGTGGGCGACCGTGGCCATATCCTCTATTCCGACGATCTGGGACAGCACTGGAACCAGGCCAAGGTGCCGACCCGGCAGATGCTCACCGCCCTGTATTTCGTCGATGATCAGCACGGCTGGGCCGTGGGTCACGATGCGCAGATTCTCGCGACCACCGACGGAGGCCTGACCTGGATCAAGCAGTTCGAGGATCTGGAGCGCGAAGCGCCGCTGCTCGACGTCTGGTTCAAGGATCTGCAGACCGGCTTCGCGGTCGGTGCCTATGGCGCGTTGCTGGAAACCCTCGATGGCGGCAAGAGCTGGGAGGACATCAGCGATCGCCTGGACAACGAGGACGCCTATCACCTCAATGCCATCGCGGCGGTCAAGGACAGTGGACTGTTCGTGGTCGGTGAGATGGGTGTGATGTTCCGTTCCGCGGATTGGGGCGAGACCTGGGAGCGTATCGAGAAACCACCCTACGAGGGATCGCTGTTCGGTGTCATGGGCACTGATCAGCCAGCCACCTTGCTGGCTTACGGCCTGCGCGGCCACCTGTTCCGCTCCACCGATTTTGGCGACAGTTGGCAGCAGATTCCGCTGCAGAAAGCCGGTAACGGCCCGCTGGAGTTCGGCCTTTCTGGTGGTGCACGCCTGGCCGATGGCTCGCTGGTGATCGTCGGCAATGGCGGCAGCGTGCTGCGCAGCGACGATGGCGGACGCAGCTTCAGCCTGTTCAATCGTCCGGATCGTCAGTCCCTGGCCGCCGTGGCTGCCGGTGACAAGGGTCAGTTGGTGCTGGTGGGGCAGGGCGGTGTGCGCCTGGCTACCGCTACCGGTGCCGACCTGGCCGCACAATAACAAGGGGTAGCGTTCGATGTCCGACCATCAAATGAACAAGGCGACCTTCCTGGAGCGCCTGATCTTCAACAATCGGCCGGCGGTTATCCTGCTCTGCTTGTTGACCACCATCTTCCTGCTCTATCAGGCCACGCAGATTCGTCCCTCGACCAGTTTCGAGAAGATGATCCCGCTGTCGCACCCCTTCATCCAGAACATGATGGAGCACCGCAACGACCTGGCGAACCTGGGCAACACCGTGCGTATTTCGGTGGAAGCCAAGAATGGCGACATCTTCACCAAGGAGTACATGGAGACGCTGCGCCAGATCCATGACGAGGTCTTCTACATCAATGGTGTGGATCGCTCCAACCTGAAGTCGCTGTGGAGCCCCAGCGTGCGCTGGACCGAAGTGACCGAGGAAGGCTTCGCCGGTGGCGAGGTGATCCCGCAGACCTACGACGGCAGCGCCGAGAGCCTGGACGAGTTGCGCAGCAACGTGCTCAAGTCCGGCCAGATCGGTCGTCTGGTCGCCAACAACTTCAAGTCCAGCATCATCGACGTGCCGTTGCTGGAGTCCTATCCGGATCCGAACGACCAGGGCAAGCTGATCAAGCTCGACTACCAGCAGTTCTCTCATGAGCTGGAAGAGAAGATTCGCGACAAGTACCAGGCACTCAACCCGAACGTGCAGGTGCACATCGTCGGTTTCGCCAAGAAGGTCGGCGACCTGATCGATGGCCTGATCATGGTGGTGGGCTTCTTCGCCATCGTCCTGCTGATCACCTTCGCCCTGCTG
The genomic region above belongs to Pseudomonas sp. GOM7 and contains:
- a CDS encoding WD40/YVTN/BNR-like repeat-containing protein, whose protein sequence is MSEPVMRRTPCSLASTQERKLTLRFHSPLTKALSLCGVMSLLTLGAMPLHAETSAASSVFAIESPKALHSLLLDVVNTGKRLVAVGDRGHILYSDDLGQHWNQAKVPTRQMLTALYFVDDQHGWAVGHDAQILATTDGGLTWIKQFEDLEREAPLLDVWFKDLQTGFAVGAYGALLETLDGGKSWEDISDRLDNEDAYHLNAIAAVKDSGLFVVGEMGVMFRSADWGETWERIEKPPYEGSLFGVMGTDQPATLLAYGLRGHLFRSTDFGDSWQQIPLQKAGNGPLEFGLSGGARLADGSLVIVGNGGSVLRSDDGGRSFSLFNRPDRQSLAAVAAGDKGQLVLVGQGGVRLATATGADLAAQ
- a CDS encoding DUF1329 domain-containing protein, with protein sequence MLIKHRLMALAVALAFSAGSAVAAVSSQEAAKLGTTLTPFGAEKAGNAAGTIPAWTGGITQAPAGYTRSGQHHVDPFPEDKPLFTITAANLSQYEANLTPGQIALFKAYPDTYQMPVYQTRRSGSAPQWVYDNTVKNATTAKLVGGGNGFVDAYGGIPFPIPQSGVEALWNHIARYRGTYIVRRASEVAVQRNGAYSLVTSQQEALFKYYLKNGSFADLNNIMFYYLSFTTSPARLAGGAVLVHETLDQVKEPRQAWGYNAGQRRVRRAPNLAYDTPIAAADGLRTADDTDMFNGAPDRYDWKLVGKKEIYIPYNNYKVTSPDVKYADLLKVGHINPAYTRNELHRVWVVEGTLKSGARHIYSKRTLFLDEDSWQAAVVDQYDGRGDLWRVSIAYLKNYYDLPTTWTALDVFHDLQARRYHVQNLDNEESNTIDFSQPIPDDGYFKPAALRRRGTR